From the genome of Agromyces intestinalis:
CTGGCTCGGCGCCGGCCGCCAGTGCCACCGCGAGCTCGCCACCGCTGCAGACGTCGACCGACAGACCCTCGCCACGCATCCACCGCACCATCGCGCCCGACAGGAACGCCTTGCCGGCGTAGTAGACCGCGACTCCGGTGCCGACCTCGGCTGCGGCGCGCTCGAACGCCGCGCGGATGCGCGCGGCGCGCTCGCGCACCACGGACTCGTCGACGACGTAGAGCGGGGTGCCGAACTGCTCGGCCAGCCGCGTCGCGTCGACGCCGCCGATCACGAGCCGGCCGTCGGCGTCGCGATGGCTGCCGGCCGGCCAAACGCCGACGGCGAGCGCATCGGGGTCGTCAGGCGCGACCGAGATGGACGGACGGGTGTCGTTGGATGCCACGGGAACCTCACGGGACGAGTCGAGGGGGCACGAGTCGGCGAGCGAACCCGGGTCGGTTCCTGAAGCCTGTGCGAGACCGCCGATGCGGACGGGCCGATTCTATCGGCGAGGCATGCGCCGGCGGGAATTCATGACGTCACCCGCAGACGCCCGTGCGCGAGAGCGCCTCGCGCTGCATCGGCAGGTCGGCCGCGGCGACCTCGACGCGCACGCGTTCGGGCGTCACGTCGACGTTCGTGACCTTGACGCCCTCGGGCAACCGGTCGGCGACGCAGACCACCACCGGGTCGCCGCCGAGCAGTCGGGACACGAGGTCGCCGGCGTCGATCGACACGCCGCCCGCCCCGAGCTCGACCCCGACGGGCGTGAGCAGCACGCGGTCGCCCGCGGCCTCGGCCCGGGCGGTGGCCTGGTACGACACCTCGACCCCGAAGACCTCGAGCGTGCCCCGGTAGCCGACCGTTCCGTCGCCGAGCGAGAACCCACCCGGCACGTGCTGCGCCCGCACCAGCGCGTTCAGCGCGTCCTCGTCGAGCGCGAAGGTCGCGTCGACCGAGTCGATCGTGCCCTCGCCGCGGATCGGCACGCCGCGGGCGACGACCTCGGCACCGACGGGCGTGCCGGCGACGGTGAGGTCGTCGGAGGTCAACGTGATCTCGGTGGCGGTACCCGTGACGAGCTGCCACAGCACCGAGACCCCGCCGATCTGCGCCTCGACGTCGCCCTGCACGCTCGCGGGCAGCCGACGCTCGACGGTGTCGGCGACCTGCGCCTCGGCCACCGACCGCGTGACCAGGTCGGCCACCACGAGCAGCGCGGCGACCACGACGACCACCACGCCGGCGATGATCCAGCCCTTCGCACCCCGGCTCAGGCGCTTCGGACGCGGCTCGCCCGAGGCATCCGGGATGACCGCCGTGTCTGCGGCGTCGGCGTTCGTCTCGTGCGTCGCGGCCACGCGTGCCTCACATCCGTTCGGGAGCGGAGACGCCCAGCAGGTCGAGACCATTGCGGATGACCTGGCCGGTGGCGTCGTTGAGCCAGAGTCGCGTGCGCTGCAGGTCGCCCACCGGCTCGTCGCCGAGGGGCAGCACGCGGCAGTTGTCGTACCAGCGGTGGTAGAGGCCCGCGAGCTCCTCGATGTACCGGGCGACGCGGTGCGGCTCGCGCAGCTCGGCGGCCTGGGCGACGATGCGCGGGAACTCCTGCAGCGCGCCGAGCAGGGCCGACTCGGTCTCGTGCTGCAGCAGCTCGGGCGCGAACGTCGAACGGTCGACGCCGGCGGCGAGCGCGTTGCGGGCCACCGCGGCGGTGCGCGCGTGCGCGTACTGCACGTAGAAGACGGGGTTGTCGTTCGTGCGGCGCTTCAGCAGCTCGGGGTCGATCGCCAGCGGCGAGTCGGCCGGGTAGCGCGCGAGCGTGTACCGCAGCGCGTCGGTGCCGAGATCGGCCTGCAGGTCGTCGAGCTCGATGATGTTGCCCGCGCGCTTGGACAGCTTCGCGCCGTTGACGCTCACGAGCTGCCCGATGAGCACCTCGATGTCGCGCTCGGGGTCGTCGCCGGCCGCGCCCGCGAGCGCCTTCAGCCGATGCACGTAGCCGTGGTGGTCGGCGCCGAGCAGGTAGATCTTGTGCTCGAAGCCGCGGTCGCCCTTGTCGAGATAGTAGGCGGCGTCGGCGGCGAAGTAGGTGTAGACGCCGTTGCCGCGGCGGATCACCCGGTCCTTGTCGTCGCCGAAGTCGGTGGTCTGCACCCAGACCGCATCGTCTTTGTCGTACACGTGGCCCTGGGCGCGGAGCCGCTCGACGGCCGCATCGATCGCCGACACGCCCTCGTCGTCCTTCGCGTGCAGGCGGCGCTCGCTCGTCCACACGTCGAAGTGCACGTTGAACCGGGCCAGACTCTGCTGGATCTCGCCGAGCTGCAGCTCGTACGCGATCTCGCGCGCGGTATGCAGCGCCACGTCGTCGTCGAGCTCGAGCAGGTGCGGCTCACGCTCGAGCACCATCGCGGCGAGGTCGGCGATGTACTGACCCGGGTAGCCGTTCTCGGGGGTCGGCTCGCCCTTCGCGGCCGCGAGCACCGATTCGCCGAAGGTGTCCATCTGCGAGCCTGCGTCGTTGATGTAGTACTCGTGGGCGACCTCGGCGCCGGCCGCACGCAGCACCCGCCCGATCGCGTCGCCGAGCGCCGCCCAGCGGGTGTGGCCGATGTGCAGCGGGCCGGTCGGGTTGGCCGAGACGAACTCGAGGTTGATGCGGCGCCCCGCCTGGGTCTCGCCGCGACCGTAGGCGTCGCCGGCGTCGACGATGGACTTCGCGAGCGCACCCGCCGCAGCCGCGTCGAGGCGGATGTTGATGAAGCCGGGCCCGGCGACCTCGGCGCTCTGCACGCCGTCGACATCGGCGAGCCCTTCGGCCAGCTCGGTCGCGAGTTCGCGCGGGTTCGTGCCGAGCTGCTTCGCGATGCGCAGCGCGATGCTGGAGGCCCAGTCGCCGTGCTCGCGCAGCTTCGGGCGTTCGAGGGCGACCTGGTCGACGGTGAGCTCGAGCGAGACGGATGCCCCGGACGCACGACGCCGCTCCGCCGAGGCGGTCACGAGGTCGAACAGGGCACGCGAGAGATCGGCTGGAGTCACTCCCCGATCCTACCGGGCGGGCCGGGGGCCCGTTGATAGGGTGCCTGCATGCTCCGCTCCCTCCGCCGCCCCCTTCGCCCGCTCCTGGTCGCCGCGGCCGTCGCCGGAGCAGCGGCGCTGCTCGCGGCCTGCGCGCCCGGATCGCCGTTGCCAACCGGCGGCACGACGCCGGCCACGGAGCATCCGACCGAGTCGGCCCCATCGACCGGCGAGCCGACGCCCGGCGAGACCTTCGCGCCCGAGGAGCCCTCGCCGCCGTTCGCGATCGCGTGCGACGCGCTGCTGACCCCCGAGCAGGTCTACGCGTTCAACCCGAACGTCGGCGCGGCGCCCGAGTACGAGCCCGCCTCGGCGAACGTCCTCGCGGTCGTCGACGCCGGCGGCACCGCGTGCGGCTGGCTCAACCAGACCAGCGGCGAGGTCATCGAGATCGCCGTGGCGACCCCGGCCGACGCCGCGCTCGCGGCGGCCGCGAGCAGCGCCGCGAGCCGCCTGCAGGCGGTGCCCACCTACGGCACACCGCCCGCGGTCGAGGGCTACTTCGGGCGGGCGGGTCAGGCCGGCTCGGCCCAGGTGTTCTCGGGCCGGTACTGGGTCGTCGTCGAGTCGGTCGCGCTGTTCGAACCCGGCGATGCGGCGGGCCTCGTCGGGTCGGTGCTGGGCAATCTGCCGGCCTCCTGAGGCGCACGGAGCACCGAGTCGGAAGTGATAGTGTCTCTAGCTGTGCGCCTCCGTAGCTCAGGGGATAGAGCGCCGGTTTCCGGTACCGTAGGTCGGGGGTTCGAATCCCTCCGGGGGCACGCTTCGACGCCGTAGGGCGTCACGAACGGCTGGATCCGCTTCATCGCGGATTCAGCCGTTTTCCGTCGCACCGCCGCGGCCCACAACCGAATCGGTGCCTGGATCGTCTGAAGAGATGACGGCGTATGCGCGCCGTCGCGGAGGAGGAACGTGAGCGGCACCTGGGATGCGATCGCGACGACGCTCGTCGCCGAACGCGGCGATGCGCTGAACCGGTACGCCTACCTGCTCACCGGCAGCACGGACGACGCGGCCGACCTGGTGCAGGAGGCGCTCGTCCGCACATTCGGGCGGCCGCGGATGGCGCTCACGCTGCCGCGCGCCGAGGCCTACGTGCGACGGGCGATCCTGAACCTGGTGATCGACAGGTCTCGACGCGACGGCCGGTGGCGGGACATCCGTCACCTCGTCGCCCAACCCGATCTCGCCGTCGCGCCCGACCGGGAAGTCGACGACCGGATCGACGTCGCCGCGCGCGTGCGGGCCCTGTCGCCGCGACAGGCGGCCTGCGTCGTGCTGCGGTACTACGACGACCTGCCGATCGGCGGCGTCGCCCGCACGCTCGGCATCAGCTCGGGCGCCGTGAAGCGCTACCTCAGCGACGCCCTGCGCTCGCTCTCCGCCGAGTTCGACGCCGCCCCCGAAGGCGGCCCCACCACAGGAGGCACACGTGTCCGATCCTGACGGCGATCGCATCGCCGAGCACCTGCACCGGGCGGCCGAGGCGGCCGAACCGCGCCCCGTCGACGTGGATGCCGTGCTCGAGCGCAGTCGCGCCGACCGGCGCCGGCGACGCCGGGTCGTGGTCGGCGGCGCGACGGCCGCCGTCGCGGTCGTCGCGGTGGCCGGGCTCGTGGTCGGGTTGCGTCCGCTGACCATGGGCGCGTCGACGGCGGATGCTCCGCTGCCGGCGACCTCGGCGGAGTCGGCCACCTCGTCGGACTCGAATGGCGAGGATGCCTCGACCGAGGCCGGCGGCGAAGGCGGACTCGACGCCGACGCCCCGCAGGACGAGGTGCCGCAGGAGGACGTGGCGCTCGGCACGCTCGAGCAGGCGACGGCCTGCGGACGACCGACGCCCCGGGCGGCGAGCGCCGACGGGCTCGAGCTCGTCGTGACGTCGGCGGTGCTGGACGGCGAGGGCATCGGGGAGGTCACGGCCGAGTTGTCGATCACGAAGGGGTCCGCGCGCACCGTGACGATCGCGGGCGCGCCCTCGGCGGTCATCGCCGCCGACGGAACCGTCGTGTGGCTCGCCCCGGGCGCGGGCGATCAGGAGGTCGCGCTCGCACCCGGCTCGCCCGCCGTGATCTCGCTGCCGCTGCAGGCGTTCGATTGCGGTGCGGGAGACGCGCCGCTCGCCCCTGGTGCGTACGACGCCGTGGCCGTCGTCGACGTCCTGGTCGAGGGTCGGGTGAACC
Proteins encoded in this window:
- a CDS encoding LmeA family phospholipid-binding protein; this translates as MAATHETNADAADTAVIPDASGEPRPKRLSRGAKGWIIAGVVVVVVAALLVVADLVTRSVAEAQVADTVERRLPASVQGDVEAQIGGVSVLWQLVTGTATEITLTSDDLTVAGTPVGAEVVARGVPIRGEGTIDSVDATFALDEDALNALVRAQHVPGGFSLGDGTVGYRGTLEVFGVEVSYQATARAEAAGDRVLLTPVGVELGAGGVSIDAGDLVSRLLGGDPVVVCVADRLPEGVKVTNVDVTPERVRVEVAAADLPMQREALSRTGVCG
- a CDS encoding arginine--tRNA ligase; the encoded protein is MTPADLSRALFDLVTASAERRRASGASVSLELTVDQVALERPKLREHGDWASSIALRIAKQLGTNPRELATELAEGLADVDGVQSAEVAGPGFINIRLDAAAAGALAKSIVDAGDAYGRGETQAGRRINLEFVSANPTGPLHIGHTRWAALGDAIGRVLRAAGAEVAHEYYINDAGSQMDTFGESVLAAAKGEPTPENGYPGQYIADLAAMVLEREPHLLELDDDVALHTAREIAYELQLGEIQQSLARFNVHFDVWTSERRLHAKDDEGVSAIDAAVERLRAQGHVYDKDDAVWVQTTDFGDDKDRVIRRGNGVYTYFAADAAYYLDKGDRGFEHKIYLLGADHHGYVHRLKALAGAAGDDPERDIEVLIGQLVSVNGAKLSKRAGNIIELDDLQADLGTDALRYTLARYPADSPLAIDPELLKRRTNDNPVFYVQYAHARTAAVARNALAAGVDRSTFAPELLQHETESALLGALQEFPRIVAQAAELREPHRVARYIEELAGLYHRWYDNCRVLPLGDEPVGDLQRTRLWLNDATGQVIRNGLDLLGVSAPERM
- a CDS encoding iron ABC transporter ATP-binding protein, with translation MLRSLRRPLRPLLVAAAVAGAAALLAACAPGSPLPTGGTTPATEHPTESAPSTGEPTPGETFAPEEPSPPFAIACDALLTPEQVYAFNPNVGAAPEYEPASANVLAVVDAGGTACGWLNQTSGEVIEIAVATPADAALAAAASSAASRLQAVPTYGTPPAVEGYFGRAGQAGSAQVFSGRYWVVVESVALFEPGDAAGLVGSVLGNLPAS
- a CDS encoding sigma-70 family RNA polymerase sigma factor, whose protein sequence is MSGTWDAIATTLVAERGDALNRYAYLLTGSTDDAADLVQEALVRTFGRPRMALTLPRAEAYVRRAILNLVIDRSRRDGRWRDIRHLVAQPDLAVAPDREVDDRIDVAARVRALSPRQAACVVLRYYDDLPIGGVARTLGISSGAVKRYLSDALRSLSAEFDAAPEGGPTTGGTRVRS